In one window of Henckelia pumila isolate YLH828 chromosome 1, ASM3356847v2, whole genome shotgun sequence DNA:
- the LOC140874598 gene encoding caffeoylshikimate esterase, with translation MDLALCSTSRPLSPENGHYFWIPVRPITLRRTLGPKPTFTRRAAIVMAQQKKKIDGVSDQLNSIASQNLDHAMARRRVRSAFSNVQQQLDHILFKMAPAGIRTEEWYEINSNRQEIFCKSWLPKPGVRIKGALCFCHGYGDTCTFFFEGIAKHIASSGYGVYAIDHPGFGLSEGLHGYVPSFDGIVDNVNEQFKIMKGRPEIRGLPRFIFGQSMGGAVAIEALLKAPKEWDGIVLVAPMCKISKEMSPPLPLQKILILLSELMPKAKLVPQKDLAELAFRELKKRQMAPYNVISYSDQTRLRTAVELLNATKFIESQVNKVASPMLILHGAADKVTDPVVSKFLYENASSKDKTLKLYEDGFHCILEGEPDDRILTVLGDIVAWLDSRTSIK, from the exons ATGGATCTCGCTTTGTGTTCAACTTCCCGGCCGCTCTCGCCGGAAAATGGCCACTATTTTTGGATTCCCGTCAGACCCATTACTCTACGGCGGACTTTGGGTCCAAAACCTACATTTACGAGGCGAGCAGCGATCGTAATGGCCCAGCAAAAGAAGAAAATCGATGGCGTGAGTGATCAGCTGAACTCTATCGCTTCGCAGAATTTGGATCACGCCATGGCTCGCAGAAGGGTGCGATCTGCTTTTAGTAATGTTCAGCAGCAGCTTGATCATATATTGTTTAAG ATGGCTCCAGCTGGGATCAGAACAGAGGAG TGGTATGAGATCAATTCAAACAGACAAGAAATTTTCTGCAAAAGCTGGTTGCCGAAGCCTGGTGTACGAATCAAAGGGGCCTTGTGTTTCTGTCATGGATATGGTGATACCTGCACTTTTTTCTTTGAAG GCATTGCCAAACACATCGCTTCGTCAGGTTACGGAGTCTATGCAATTGACCATCCGGGCTTTGGTCTATCGGAAGGATTGCATGGCTATGTTCCGTCTTTTGATGGGATAGTCGATAATGTCAATGAACAATTCAAGATAATGAAAG GGAGGCCAGAAATTCGAGGACTCCCCCGATTCATATTTGGTCAGTCCATGGGCGGAGCGGTTGCAATCGAAGCACTTCTCAAGGcaccaaaagaatgggatggCATTGTGCTTGTAGCTCCAATGTGTAAA ATTTCGAAGGAAATGTCACCCCCTCTTCCGCTGCAGAAAATCCTAATATTACTCTCCGAGCTTATGCCAAAAGCAAAGCTTGTTCCCCAGAAAGATTTAGCGGAGCTGGCGTTCAGAGAACTCAAAAAAAGACAAATG gcTCCATACAATGTGATCAGCTACAGTGATCAAACACGACTCAGGACTGCTGTGGAGCTACTGAACGCGACAAAATTTATCGAGTCACAGGTGAATAAG GTTGCATCTCCTATGCTCATTCTTCATGGAGCTGCTGACAAAGTGACTGATCCTGTCGTGAGTAAATTCTTATATGAAAATGCTTCGAGCAAAGATAAAACTCTGAAGCTTTATGAAGATGGGTTTCACTGCATTCTTGAAGGGGAACCAGATGACAGGATTTTGACTGTTCTTGGTGACATCGTTGCATGGCTTGATTCAAGAACATCAATAAAGTAG